Proteins encoded in a region of the Sphingopyxis sp. OAS728 genome:
- a CDS encoding BON domain-containing protein, producing MDRFDERGPRRSDDDGRADDDGISPRRGGGRGGDIARSYAAYDDEERGADRFGQARRGSDEDGYPPRDHSRHRGFEQHPRAASYDGRSGRYNPYGRADQREIRRGEGGGRGFGWPSELGFPPTPGYSPYGNQPQRGADDREGGRSFFDRAGDEFMSWLGDRDARRRREKDHRGRGPKNYTRADERIREDVNDRLTEDIWVDASEIEVSVLNGEVTLAGTVEDRRSKRRAEDCAEDVVGVRHVQNNLRYTSGVVSPRLE from the coding sequence ATGGACAGGTTCGACGAACGCGGCCCGCGCCGCAGCGACGACGACGGCAGAGCCGATGATGACGGGATTTCGCCGCGCCGGGGTGGAGGCCGGGGCGGCGACATCGCACGGTCCTATGCAGCGTATGACGATGAAGAGCGCGGCGCAGACCGGTTCGGCCAGGCGCGGCGCGGCAGTGACGAGGATGGATACCCGCCGCGGGACCATAGTCGCCATCGGGGGTTCGAACAGCACCCGCGCGCCGCGTCATATGATGGGCGCAGTGGGCGGTACAACCCGTACGGCCGGGCCGACCAGCGCGAGATCCGGCGCGGCGAAGGCGGCGGCAGGGGATTCGGCTGGCCAAGCGAACTCGGTTTCCCTCCGACACCGGGTTATTCGCCTTACGGAAACCAACCGCAGCGCGGCGCCGACGATCGTGAGGGCGGCCGCAGCTTTTTCGATCGCGCCGGCGACGAATTCATGTCCTGGCTCGGCGATCGCGACGCGCGGCGGAGGCGCGAGAAGGATCATCGCGGCCGCGGCCCGAAAAATTATACCCGCGCCGACGAGCGCATCCGGGAAGATGTCAACGACAGGCTGACCGAGGACATATGGGTCGATGCGTCGGAAATCGAGGTCAGCGTCCTCAACGGCGAGGTGACGCTGGCGGGCACCGTGGAGGATCGCCGGTCGAAACGGCGCGCAGAGGATTGCGCCGAGGACGTAGTGGGGGTGCGGCATGTGCAAAACAACCTGCGCTACACGTCGGGTGTCGTCAGTCCGAGGCTCGAATGA
- a CDS encoding plasmid stabilization protein — protein MPRGDKSSYTDKQKRKAEHIEQGYEKRGVGKKEAESRAWATVNKESGGGNKSGSGRGKKDTHESSRKGGKKGGSSRSAADRSAAAKKGWETRRKRAAG, from the coding sequence ATGCCCCGCGGCGACAAGTCCAGCTACACCGACAAGCAGAAACGCAAGGCCGAGCATATCGAGCAAGGCTATGAGAAGCGCGGCGTTGGCAAGAAGGAAGCCGAGAGCCGTGCCTGGGCGACGGTGAACAAGGAATCGGGCGGCGGCAACAAATCGGGCTCGGGCCGCGGCAAGAAGGACACGCACGAATCCTCGCGCAAGGGCGGCAAGAAAGGCGGTTCGAGCCGAAGCGCCGCCGATCGCTCCGCCGCCGCCAAAAAGGGTTGGGAAACGCGCCGAAAACGCGCGGCCGGATGA
- a CDS encoding SDR family oxidoreductase: protein MINERDAHTEQPSLDGRGAIITGGTTGIGRAIAILLASYGVRVFVCGRTPEHLDDALKRIDEVGEGDGINVDLSVAEDVDRFFEAAEAYLGTIDIAVINAAIPAAALADSGESETRYQLDTDLTAYLICAQEAARRMSAGSDIIFIGSMSAVSKGPGSSIYVAAKSGIQGFVPSFRKELAEEDIKVGLIEPGFTGADFQYPEFPPEKQRELINADKMLRAEDIAAATYFMLTQPRRTAVSLMRVETRLEHP, encoded by the coding sequence ATGATCAACGAACGCGACGCCCACACCGAACAGCCAAGCCTCGACGGGCGCGGCGCAATCATCACTGGCGGCACGACGGGTATCGGACGCGCGATCGCCATTCTCCTCGCAAGTTATGGCGTGCGGGTCTTCGTCTGCGGCCGGACGCCGGAGCACCTCGACGATGCGCTCAAGCGTATCGACGAGGTCGGCGAGGGCGATGGCATCAATGTCGACCTGTCGGTAGCCGAGGATGTCGACCGCTTCTTCGAGGCGGCCGAGGCCTATCTCGGCACGATCGACATCGCGGTCATCAACGCCGCCATTCCTGCCGCGGCGCTGGCCGACAGCGGCGAGAGCGAGACGCGCTATCAGCTCGATACCGATCTTACCGCATATCTTATCTGCGCTCAGGAGGCCGCCCGGCGGATGTCCGCGGGGAGCGATATCATCTTCATCGGTTCGATGTCGGCGGTCTCGAAGGGCCCCGGCAGCTCTATCTATGTCGCCGCGAAGTCCGGTATCCAGGGATTTGTTCCTTCGTTCAGAAAGGAACTGGCCGAAGAGGATATCAAGGTCGGGTTGATCGAGCCCGGTTTCACCGGCGCCGATTTCCAATATCCGGAGTTTCCGCCCGAGAAGCAGCGTGAGCTCATCAACGCCGACAAGATGCTGCGCGCCGAAGATATCGCGGCGGCCACATATTTCATGCTGACGCAGCCGCGCCGCACCGCGGTGTCGCTCATGCGCGTCGAGACGCGCCTCGAGCACCCCTGA
- a CDS encoding hemerythrin domain-containing protein, translated as MTASTFSSHDILKNPAALIGATAIGFAVGLAANLGRKAVVQGVTAAHGEWDEGLKAEHRATLKIFDAIEATGEKNGMRRNMYLIQLKHALSKHAFEEENVVYPAMRDHGQVEDADQLIHDHGYVKQYLFDLSEMDVSNPAWIGKVRDFRRDLEKHIRAEEEELFPKLRDALGEAGNAHVTSVMNKAGFAAA; from the coding sequence ATGACTGCATCGACTTTTTCCTCGCACGACATTCTCAAGAACCCCGCCGCGCTGATCGGCGCGACTGCGATCGGCTTCGCGGTCGGCCTTGCCGCCAATCTCGGTCGCAAGGCCGTCGTCCAGGGCGTCACCGCGGCGCACGGCGAATGGGACGAAGGGCTCAAGGCCGAGCATCGCGCCACGCTCAAGATTTTCGATGCGATCGAAGCGACCGGCGAGAAGAACGGCATGCGCCGCAACATGTACCTGATCCAGCTGAAGCATGCCCTTTCGAAACACGCCTTCGAGGAGGAGAATGTCGTGTATCCCGCGATGCGCGATCATGGGCAGGTCGAAGACGCCGACCAGCTGATCCACGATCATGGCTATGTAAAACAATATCTCTTCGACCTCTCCGAGATGGACGTGTCGAATCCGGCGTGGATCGGCAAAGTCCGGGATTTCCGGCGCGACCTCGAGAAGCATATCCGCGCGGAAGAGGAAGAGCTTTTTCCGAAACTGCGCGATGCGCTCGGCGAAGCGGGAAATGCGCATGTGACGAGCGTCATGAACAAGGCCGGTTTCGCGGCGGCCTGA
- a CDS encoding catalase, producing MPSAASTKTPKNSSPTARSDNPPASTGAGKASASTTPADIDAVDVAGESPVKAPAIPGDAPISRTFGEAQGEGGETRQTTESGAPALTTQQGAPVADDQNSLKQGARGPTLLEDFHFREKMFHFDHERIPERVVHARGFGAHGFFELTDSLSEYSRADIFQRVGERTPAFVRFSTVAGSKGSFDLARDVRGFAVKLYTQEGNWDLVGNNIPVFFIQDAMKFPDLVHSVKPEPDRGFPQAQSAHDNFWDFVSLMPESFHMIMWIMSDRAIPRSYRTMEGFGVHSFRLVNAEGKAVFVKFHWKPKQGLQSVVWNEAVKINGADPDFHRRDLWDAINAGDFPEWELGVQLFDDDFADSFDFDILDATKIIPEELVPVRVIGRLVLDRVVDNFFAETEQVAFCTQNVPPGIDFSNDPLLQGRNFSYLDTQIKRLGGPNFTHIPINAPKCPMAHFQQDGHMAMRNPVGRVNYEPNSWGPTEGGPREDPVRGFTSFADEPNGPKQRVRSESFADHYSQARQFFTSQTPIEQKHIGDALVFELSKVERPDIRARTVSHLRNVDEGLAATVADGLGIPLPDAAPAARAPITDLPASDPLSILKNGPASFKGRKVGILLSDGANPTLFKALVKALDAEGAMYDVVAAKIGGVALADGTKVAARHKIDGGPSVLFDAVAILVSEEGAAELAADAAAKDFASDAFAHCKFIGFSAEAAPIFDAAGIGSDLDDACIPLEKAGDAKSFIEACRALRHWPRELQVDLDAKAGG from the coding sequence ATGCCAAGCGCCGCATCGACGAAAACACCGAAAAATTCGAGCCCCACGGCGCGGAGCGATAACCCGCCCGCAAGCACCGGCGCTGGCAAGGCCTCCGCCTCGACGACCCCCGCCGACATCGACGCGGTCGATGTGGCGGGCGAGAGCCCCGTCAAGGCACCCGCGATTCCCGGCGACGCGCCGATCAGCCGAACATTCGGCGAAGCCCAGGGCGAAGGCGGCGAGACCCGGCAGACGACCGAATCCGGCGCGCCGGCATTGACGACGCAGCAGGGCGCTCCGGTCGCCGACGACCAGAATAGTCTGAAACAGGGTGCGCGGGGGCCGACCCTGCTCGAGGATTTTCATTTTCGCGAGAAGATGTTCCACTTCGATCATGAGCGTATTCCCGAGCGTGTGGTTCATGCCCGCGGCTTCGGCGCCCACGGCTTTTTCGAGCTCACTGACAGTCTCTCGGAATATAGCCGTGCGGATATCTTCCAGCGGGTCGGCGAGCGGACGCCCGCCTTCGTCCGCTTCTCGACCGTCGCGGGCTCGAAAGGCAGCTTCGATCTCGCACGCGACGTCCGCGGCTTCGCCGTCAAGCTCTATACGCAGGAGGGCAATTGGGACCTCGTCGGCAACAATATTCCCGTATTCTTCATCCAGGACGCGATGAAATTTCCCGATCTCGTCCATTCGGTAAAGCCCGAGCCCGACCGCGGTTTTCCGCAAGCGCAGTCGGCGCACGATAATTTCTGGGACTTCGTCAGCCTGATGCCCGAGAGCTTCCACATGATCATGTGGATCATGTCGGACCGCGCCATTCCGCGCTCCTACCGGACGATGGAAGGCTTCGGCGTCCACAGCTTCCGCCTCGTCAACGCCGAGGGCAAGGCGGTGTTCGTGAAATTTCACTGGAAGCCCAAGCAGGGCCTGCAGTCGGTTGTCTGGAACGAAGCGGTCAAGATCAACGGCGCCGACCCCGACTTTCACCGACGCGACCTCTGGGACGCGATCAATGCCGGCGACTTCCCCGAGTGGGAGCTGGGCGTGCAGCTTTTCGACGATGACTTCGCCGACAGCTTCGATTTCGACATTCTCGATGCGACCAAGATCATTCCCGAGGAACTTGTGCCGGTCCGTGTGATCGGACGTCTCGTCCTCGACCGGGTTGTCGACAATTTCTTCGCCGAAACCGAGCAGGTCGCCTTCTGTACGCAGAATGTCCCGCCGGGCATCGATTTTTCGAACGATCCGCTGCTGCAGGGCCGAAACTTCTCCTACCTCGACACGCAGATCAAGCGCCTCGGCGGTCCGAACTTCACCCACATCCCGATCAATGCGCCGAAATGCCCGATGGCGCATTTCCAGCAAGACGGCCACATGGCGATGCGCAACCCCGTCGGCCGCGTGAACTACGAGCCGAACAGCTGGGGCCCCACCGAAGGCGGCCCCCGCGAGGACCCGGTGCGCGGATTTACCAGCTTTGCCGACGAACCCAACGGGCCGAAGCAGCGCGTTCGCTCCGAAAGCTTCGCCGACCATTACAGCCAGGCGCGCCAGTTCTTCACAAGCCAGACACCGATCGAGCAAAAGCATATCGGCGACGCACTGGTGTTCGAACTCTCGAAAGTCGAGCGCCCGGATATTCGCGCGCGCACCGTCTCGCATCTGCGCAATGTCGACGAGGGGCTTGCCGCCACCGTTGCCGACGGGCTCGGCATCCCCCTGCCCGACGCCGCCCCGGCGGCGCGCGCGCCGATCACCGACCTGCCGGCATCAGATCCGCTCAGTATCCTCAAGAACGGTCCGGCAAGTTTCAAGGGCCGCAAGGTCGGCATCCTGCTGAGCGATGGCGCCAACCCGACCCTGTTCAAGGCGCTGGTGAAGGCGCTCGATGCCGAGGGTGCGATGTACGACGTCGTGGCGGCGAAGATTGGCGGGGTCGCGCTCGCCGACGGGACGAAGGTGGCGGCGCGCCACAAGATCGATGGCGGACCTTCGGTGCTCTTCGACGCGGTTGCGATCCTGGTTTCGGAAGAAGGCGCCGCCGAGCTTGCCGCCGACGCCGCTGCCAAGGATTTCGCCTCCGACGCTTTTGCCCATTGCAAGTTTATCGGCTTCAGCGCCGAAGCCGCGCCGATCTTTGACGCGGCCGGCATCGGTAGCGACCTCGACGACGCGTGCATTCCCCTTGAAAAGGCTGGCGATGCCAAGTCCTTTATCGAGGCGTGCCGGGCGCTGCGCCACTGGCCGCGCGAGCTGCAGGTCGATCTCGATGCGAAGGCGGGGGGCTGA
- a CDS encoding type 1 glutamine amidotransferase domain-containing protein — MADSEILASRRILIMAADGFEQSELEEPLERLQDAGAAVDLASLQMGDITGWDEDDWGDEIEVDLKIADAAADDYDALVLPGGQINPDLLRIDADAIALIRSFADAGKPIAAVCHAPWLLIEAGLAKGRRMTGYKSIRTDLSNAGAEVVDEAVVIDGNIITSRCPDDLPAFCDAIVAALRDTG, encoded by the coding sequence ATGGCCGATTCCGAAATCCTCGCCTCACGCCGCATCCTCATCATGGCTGCGGACGGTTTCGAGCAATCCGAACTCGAAGAACCGCTCGAGCGGTTGCAGGACGCCGGCGCCGCTGTCGATCTCGCATCACTCCAGATGGGGGACATCACCGGCTGGGACGAGGATGACTGGGGAGACGAGATCGAAGTCGACCTCAAGATCGCCGACGCGGCCGCGGACGACTATGACGCGCTCGTGCTTCCCGGCGGGCAAATCAATCCCGACCTGCTGCGCATCGATGCAGACGCGATTGCCCTTATCCGGTCCTTCGCCGACGCAGGCAAGCCGATCGCGGCCGTCTGTCATGCACCGTGGCTACTGATCGAGGCCGGGCTCGCCAAGGGCCGGCGAATGACCGGCTATAAATCGATCCGCACCGACCTGTCGAACGCCGGCGCCGAGGTGGTCGACGAGGCCGTCGTGATCGACGGCAACATCATCACCAGTCGCTGCCCCGATGACCTGCCGGCGTTTTGCGATGCTATCGTCGCGGCGCTGCGCGACACGGGTTGA
- a CDS encoding UvrB/UvrC motif-containing protein produces MNETLRDLQRKMDAAVIALDFEEARRCRDKISLIRGGASASEAETADLNGLERQRPGAMGLGTSQQRLTPPRGWQRPPKPDPMTTGRGKRGRPRNK; encoded by the coding sequence ATGAATGAGACGCTCCGGGACTTGCAGCGTAAAATGGACGCGGCGGTAATCGCGCTCGACTTCGAGGAGGCGCGGCGCTGCCGGGACAAGATCAGCCTGATCCGGGGCGGCGCGTCCGCCAGCGAGGCAGAAACGGCCGATCTGAACGGTCTCGAACGGCAGCGGCCCGGCGCGATGGGCCTCGGCACCAGCCAGCAGCGTCTGACGCCGCCGCGCGGCTGGCAGCGACCTCCAAAGCCCGATCCCATGACAACAGGCCGGGGAAAGCGCGGCCGGCCGCGGAACAAATGA
- a CDS encoding PRC-barrel domain-containing protein, with translation MAVRTRDGDKLGSVHAFMINKRSGQTVYAILSIGGFLGMGKAYYPLPFELLAFEATSDSFTVTIDRRVLEGGPSWAANPPVFDQAYADRVASYYEVGREDLSLISPAPPVPGA, from the coding sequence ATGGCGGTGAGGACGCGCGATGGCGACAAGCTTGGATCAGTCCATGCGTTCATGATCAACAAACGGAGCGGCCAGACGGTCTACGCCATTCTTTCGATCGGCGGATTTCTCGGCATGGGCAAAGCCTATTATCCTCTCCCCTTCGAACTTCTCGCGTTCGAGGCGACGTCGGATAGCTTCACCGTGACGATCGACCGCCGTGTACTCGAAGGCGGTCCCAGCTGGGCGGCCAATCCACCGGTCTTCGACCAGGCCTATGCCGACAGGGTCGCGAGCTATTACGAGGTTGGGAGAGAAGATTTGTCCCTGATCAGCCCCGCCCCGCCGGTGCCGGGGGCCTGA
- a CDS encoding Crp/Fnr family transcriptional regulator: MVSEVSVHLWTDRSSRSSAAGEIMSRPGEDDLVSNGLLATLSDADRRRLAPHMMVFDLEAHETLQHAGDEVVHTWFPCGPAMAAFCISVEDDVAVEVALVGSEGAIGGIVSNGQVPAFATAQVRFSGRFLRIKTSALEHAKLDSITLRHWFSRYSDCLLAQVFQTAACNATHTISQRTAKWLLAAAGRTRKPEIELTHEQLAEMLGVGRTFVTRVIGRLRAENMIATRRGMFIIKDEAALRETACGCTTTIESHFDTVLHGIYPVA; this comes from the coding sequence ATGGTCTCGGAGGTGTCCGTCCACTTGTGGACAGATAGAAGTTCACGGTCATCCGCAGCGGGAGAGATTATGTCGAGGCCAGGCGAAGACGATCTAGTCAGCAATGGACTGCTGGCAACATTGAGCGACGCCGATCGCCGGCGCCTCGCGCCGCACATGATGGTCTTCGACCTCGAAGCGCATGAGACGCTTCAGCACGCGGGCGACGAAGTCGTGCACACCTGGTTCCCATGCGGGCCCGCGATGGCGGCCTTCTGTATTTCGGTCGAGGACGACGTTGCCGTCGAGGTCGCGCTCGTCGGAAGCGAAGGCGCAATCGGCGGTATTGTGTCCAACGGCCAGGTTCCGGCCTTCGCAACCGCGCAGGTCCGCTTCAGCGGCCGCTTCCTTCGGATCAAGACGTCTGCGCTCGAGCATGCCAAGCTCGACTCCATCACCCTGCGGCACTGGTTTTCGCGTTATTCCGACTGTCTTCTTGCCCAGGTATTCCAAACCGCCGCCTGTAACGCCACGCACACGATTTCGCAGCGGACAGCAAAATGGCTGCTCGCGGCTGCGGGCCGCACCCGCAAGCCGGAGATCGAGCTCACGCACGAGCAACTGGCCGAAATGCTGGGGGTCGGCCGGACCTTCGTGACGCGTGTGATCGGCCGGCTGCGCGCCGAGAATATGATTGCGACGCGCCGGGGCATGTTCATCATCAAGGATGAAGCAGCGCTGCGCGAGACCGCTTGCGGGTGCACGACGACGATCGAGAGCCATTTCGATACCGTTCTTCACGGCATCTATCCCGTCGCCTGA